The following is a genomic window from Liolophura sinensis isolate JHLJ2023 chromosome 10, CUHK_Ljap_v2, whole genome shotgun sequence.
AGATGTTGCCTTGATACATTAAAGTTGAAAAGTGGCTAATGGCTACCCTAAGCCCTCATCTTTTTGCATATGGAAGAAAAACTTTCACTGCAATTGATGctcctttttaatttgattttggagacaaaactgtgTTACTTGGATTGGTCAGTTGCAGGGcccaaaaagcataattttatcagcctacgcAGAATAATGCTGTCAGGATATGCTTGTATAAACAGCTTGCAAGCATGCGACCAtcttgaagaattaaggtattaGTTTACAATGTACCTTTTCTAgattgaagttacaagttgaacttgtaacttctaattAAATTTCTGTACTGGGTCAAAGTTTCCATTTGGAACCAGAAGAGGTGGTCAGATCTCAGTGTAACCAGAAAGCAGTTATGTTACCGTTACTTTTGGTTTAAGTCATTAGAATATCCCAAGTAATGGGTTACATGAACAACAGTAGACTGCCGCCCGctacacgaccatctgcaggttgatgacagaccttcccacttacggccggagaggaagccatcatgagctggacttgaactcacagcgaccgcattggtgggagaatccagggtcattacgctgcgctagtgcgctaaccaactgagccacggaggccccccgctACTTGTACAAGCGCCTTGTGATCACCCTGGGTAAATAGAAGCGGGATGATGGACTTCAGACTACAGAATACACAGCACggtgtggtgtacatgtacacattagtACACATGTAGGTTATGTATGGAGAATAATGGTCTTGCGGATGTAATAAAAATCTGtatattctttttgttttttctcccAACAGAGCTGCACTGGATGAAAATTAAACCGGCTCCCGTTGGTGAAGAAATTCATCAATCAGGATATCCCGCTTTTGTATCCTTTGTACTGTGTGACAGAAGCAAGCTGAGTTGTCACAGAAGCAGTCTGAGTTGAATACTTGATCAGGTGTATTTGTGTAAGCCATTGTTTGCTGATACAGTACGTGAGTAACATACATGATCTATTCGGCCTCATTCCTCACTGATGCCATTTCATCTTTCACCTCCTCAGCCATTCAACCTTGTCCTCCCTTTGAAGCCCTCTTTGTCGTCAGTGATTTCCCCTCCTCCTCAGTGTTTCTGTCTTCCTCCCTTTAATGCCCCTTCATCCTCAGTGATTCCCCATCCCTGTAAAGCCTCTTCTCCTCAATAATTCCTCCTCCTTCCCCCTTTAAATCCCCCCTCCTCAGCGATTCAGTTCCTCCTCCCTTTAAAGCCGCTCCTCCTTAGCAATTTCCTTCTTCCTCACATTATAGCCCATTTCATCCTCGGTGATTCCCCCTCCTCCCTATAAAGCCCATCCTCCTCAGTGATTCCCTCCTTCCCCCTTTAAATCCCCCCTCCTCAGCGATTCAGTTCCTCCTCCCTTTAAAGCTGCTTCTCCTCAGCAATTTCCTTCCTCATCACATTATAGCCCACTTCATCCTCAGTGATTCCCCCTCCTCCCTATAAAGCCCATCCTCCTCAGTGATTCCCTCCTTCCCCCTTTAAATCCCCCCTCCTCAGTGATTCAGTTCCTCCTCCCTTTAAAGCTGCTCCTCCTTAGCAATTTCCTTCCTCCTCACATTATAGCCCACTTCATTATCAGTGATTCCCCCTCCTCCCTATAAAGCCTATCCTCCTCAGTGATTCCCTCCTTCCCCCTTTAAATCCCCCCTCCTCAGCGATTCAGTTCCTCCTCCCTTTAAAGCTGCTCCTCCTTAGCAATTTCCTTCCTAATCACATTATAGCCCACTTCATCCTCAGTGATTCCCCCTCCTCCCTATAAAGCCCATCCTCCTCAGTGATTCCCTCCTTCCCCCTTTAAATCCCCCCTCCTCAGTGATTCAGTTCCTCCTCCCTTTAAAGCTGCTCTTCCTTAGCAATTTCCTTCCCCCTGACATTAAAGCCCACTTCATCCTCAGTGATTCCCTCTCCTCCCTATAAAGCCCACTTCATCCTCAGTGATTCCCCCTCCTCCCTATAAAGCCCATCCTCCTCAGTGATTCCCCCTCTTCCCTATAAAGCCCATCCTCCTCAGTGATTCCCCCTCTTCCCTATAAAGCCCATCCTCCTCAGTGATTCCCCCTCCTCCCTATAAAGCCCATCCTCCTCAGTGATTCCCCCTCCTCCCTATAAAGCCCATCCTCCTCAGTGATTCCCCCTCTTCCCTATAAAGCCCATCCTTCTCAGTGATTCCCTTCTTCCTCCCTTTAAAGCTGCACTCATCATATCATtgatcagtcaatcagtcaaccaTTAATCCTTAACATGGTACCTCAGTCACAATGTGGAGTTTAAGGGTGTTCCAggtgccaaccctgatctccTCCTGTTGAACAAGGATGGACAAATCGTAGAGGTGAGGCcataatgaaaaatatgtttgttaggCATAACCAGACTGACCCTCCAAAAAAGTGCTCTACTATGAAATTTtttatatggattttttttatatttatattttttttttatatttttctctcAATGCCAGAATGGACCCTCTTTTCCTTTCCATATGGTCGGGTTACACCTCAAAAAGAATTTAGGCCTGGCTCCTGGCTCTGGCATTTATGTACATTACTCACAAGAATTGATTGCAAAAATGCTTCCACACATCGCTCCCTAAGAGCATAACAAACAGTCTCTGGCTCAGTCGTCCCTATTTTGCTGGAGATAGATggaggtttatttatttggttcttGTATGGAGAACTTCATTGAGACGATATCGTATCTACAGGAGACCACACCTAATATCAtcacaatgatttttttttcaggttggATATTCATGAATTTCTACCTGAGCTGTTCTGATTTATTGACACGCAGTGCATGAACCCTTTTTACTTTTATGTTAAGTAAATAAGAAAGCTTCACACATCAGTGATTCCTAATATCGGTGAAATAGATCCATGCATTGCAACACTACAGcaaaaagagtaaaaccagatcagtgaAGACATAGGATAGTTTGGTAAATGGTCAAGTGTAGTAGGTGAATccaggcctcttgtcagttcacctgCAGTTAAGCTTTTATTCCAACTCTTCATGTAAACATGAAGGTATATGGTCTGGATAGACCATTGTAATCGCCATTATCAAAGACAACCCCAAagtcagaaatgaaaaatttatatcTCTACGTGGACTTCAGAGATTTGAAGCggttatttaaaaatatttttttttatgttgggtatttaggaccacctcttggtatacacatgtactgtcttTTTGTAATGATGTTATAAATGAagagcaacctgtggatggttgtgggtttcccccaggctcagcccggtttcctcccaccataatgctggacaccgtcatataagtgaaatattcttgagtatggcataatacaccaatcaaataaataaaataaataaaataagaaaatataaatgaagatgtaactcatgtttaataaatatattcgaATTTGGTCTTACCaactaacaaatgtgtttaacctggattttgatcatatttatatctttaatacattcatttatatcataattcGTATTGAATActtcaatacatgtattgaataTTCTGCCTGGGGTGGTGGACCAGAATTGTTTCCTACCTGATTACGACTTTAAAATGAAGAATGTCAGCcttgaatttattcatttagttacatattattttttacgcttatttatttatttattttttttcttttttggcattTCAGCGAATTGATCTGTCTAAGCGTAACAGGGAAGAGTGCAATGAGCTTCTATTAAAAAAAGGATTTTTCAAGAAAGAGGATGTGAGCGAGGAAGTTCCTGCTGAGTATTTACATGGGCcatacaaagaaaaagaagagTTATAGGGAATTTACACATTAGCATTGTCCAGTTTTTATTTCCGAATTCAGTGTTTTAGAAAAAGAAGCGTTTGCATTTACCTGATATTTAGATATTCAAGTAGGAATTTTCTTTCTCGTGTCTTTTGCTGGTTGGTCATCAGTGGACCATTTAAAAACAGTGGCCAATCATGGAATTAAAAGTTTTCTTGATTTTAGAAGAAAGAATGGAAGGAAACTCAGTTTTTACTTGTATCTACCTGTATCAATAGCTCAACTACAAATGTTAGTATTATCAGAAGTCCATGAATTGGAAGTGCGCAGCTCTCAGTTATATCTGCTACATGGTATTGGAGTCAGacatcagtgacgtcacatgtcAGCGAGGCCTGTTTTTTGTGCAATGCTGGGTCATCATATATTTACCGTAATGGCCAGCTCTAGtcaagtactgtatttcacctgtagtttagcatttttcaaatgacacattttacttgattgcaGCAGATTGCCTCACCTTTTACATTTAAGCTTAAGGGAGTTTTTTGTAAAGTATGATCATAAAAACCTAAGTCTTGGCAtcgaaaatatcatttttatgcatttctgtgcttctgaaagtgcattttttttagaGATGAAACTTGAAAAACCTGCAGTATTTTCATGAACGAAGGCTTCCTTTCTATGATATATAATGTGTAATGTGTGGACAATTAGAGCAGGGAACTTGAGCATAGAACCAGGCTATTTCCCATCATGCTTCAGTGATTTTTGTagttgtgtgttttgtttagTGTTTAATGAAAGCTTCCATACACTAAGGCTTTGTAGCTGGCCAAATTGAAAGTTAAACATTTCCATTTCGTGGACTTCTGCTAGTATGCACAGGTGTACATGGATAAGCAACTACTTCGGCATATTTTCGAAAATATATAACTTTGAATTTTTTACTGTGTTAGCAGTATCCATCTTACACAGCTGACTGAGATTATTTGTTGGACAAAAACTGTAGGTCTGGTCTATGAAAGAGAAAAGaggcaaaagaaaatattagtttgaaaatgaattctctacatgttcatgtacttaATATTCGTTTTTTGTACATGCCCTATGTTTACATGGATTACTGTTTTGTGCCCCCTCATTGttagtgtaaaatgtgattttacGACATTGTCTACAATTGTCTCTGGTAAATGTTCTATTGGGTTACATGTGAAAGGTTGGCACCTGGTCAGAattgtgaattttgattttcATATGCTCAATTCCAATTGGACACAGCTTTGTACGAACTTTGTACTTGATTGGACATCATGCAGAGCTCGAATGAAGCCATTGGCACGAAACCTTTTTCAGGGTAACCAATGGTGGATAAATATGCTGTGGTATGTTGTCCAGTCAAAAAGCGGGTTGACAAAGTTGACAAGTTGTCTCATTAGTCTCGTcaataaagtcttttttttttcttttttataattACGCTTTCTCtttctttatattatttatttatattatttatatttattgaacACAAGCGCCATAGGAAGTTTGCAGTGATACCATAGCATTCAGGTTTATGAGGGGATTAAACCAAATTAAActactgacctttggcaagttactaacaaactaaccggggacctctgtggctcagttggttagtgcactagcgcagcgtgatgacccaggagtcttaccaatgcggttgctgtgagttcagctcatgctggcttcctctctgcaCGCATGTGGAATGGTCTGCCAGtaacgtgcagatggtcgtgggtttcagtcaggctctgcccagtttcctcccaccataatgttggccaccgttgtataggtgaaacatcctcgagtacggcataaaacatcaatcaaataaataagtgaaacaaacaaacccatATGTTTCATGCAGACTtacatgtggtcttcaacaaatgtaaaATTGCTCAAGCTGGCCAATGAGCACTGTCAACTGCCTAGTTATATCTGGCCCCTCTAACCGTGAAAACagagaaatctacaaattccacgTCAAAGgtcaggattgaacccacacccaTTGAGATGTACACGTCCTTCTCTCCAAGTACTGCAAATTGCAGGGGTTAAGCGGGAGATGCTTGTTCacatttgttcaaaagtgtatttgctAGTACTGGGATAAAGTTATGCACATATTTAAAAACTTAGCAAAACTGGGCAGCCAGTCCAGTAATATAAAGGctaagtataacagcagcagatttagtatATACTTAATATACTGTGAAACCACTAATTGTAGACTAAGTACAAACTTGAAGACTTGGCTTTAAATTAAATCTTGTACTAAGTCTAAAGTCAAGggtccatatttatcaaacgtctaaaagactaaagtcaaaaattcaaacacagctaatATTAAAATGTTCTGCTCTGGGCATCTAAAATTtatacactgattctttactgtgtaacaatgtaccaaccataatttgtgtttttttcctgttgagTGTGGCTTTTTAGTCTTCGCTGCCTAATATATAGGAGGTCAGAGGCCAATCCAATCACAGGTCATAGCTTTAGCAAGACGTAGGTCAACTTGTGATTGTAAGCTGCTGGGTCAAATTAAATCAAGTCAATCTACACATAAGTTCGTCAAAAACTTTTTATGAAACCTATCGATCGTAAGCAGTTGTCACCAAGTGGGCGCAAACGTGCATAGATTGACACGACTGGATTCATGTGGATTCCTCGGGTCACACAAAAGTTGAACATGTTTCAACTCCGCGAAACCGCTGAGTCAGCAGGTGTAGCGGTGATCACAAGCCTGCGTAGATTGACTACAACCTGTCTCCTTTCAGATGATCCCAGCTGCTTGGAGAACTTTTCAGTTGCCAAAGCATCCAGTTGTTCCTAGTTGCTAGTTTGATCTGCACCTGGTTTTAGATTTGAACTATTTCACCTTGGTAGCGCGTTTCTTGGTGCTTGATCACAATAAGGCAATGACCAGTATAAGGCAATGATCAGTATAAGGCAATGGGCAAAAAACTGGTTGGCCTTTCAGTATTGGcttactgtgactgagtgggatgtcagcAATGTTCTTGACAATCAAAAGCAATTTTAATAGTGAGGCAATGAAATCAAACCTTGTAACCAGTGGGAAATGAGGCGTGAAGCATAGTCTTTTtggagtaatttttttttgttttatatggaaaaacttgacatagaaATGTCATGGATTCATCTTACAAGTGCTAAACGTGACAAAACTAGGAGCTACATAAGATAGTTCCCTGCTGTTTTCAGTGCTTCTGTGTCTCTATCACTACTATAAAATACTAGACATGGTTTAGGCTGTCTGTAGTGGCCTGAAAACCCAATATATGCTTTCATTAGaaccagactgatgggtgccatcagaAGCTTCCATTAGAACCAGACTGGTGGGTGCCATCAGAAGTTTTCATTTGAAAcagactgatgggtgccatcagaggcttccattagaaccagactgatgggtgccatcagTAGCTTCCATCAGGaccagactgatgggtgccatcagtagcttccattagaaccagactgatgggtgccatcagTACCTTCCATTAGaaccagactgatgggtgccatcagaAGCTTCCATTAGAACCATactgatgggtgccatcagaAGCTTCCATTAGGACCAGACTGATGGGTGCTATCAGTAGCTTCCATTAGaaccagactgatgggtgcTATCAGAGGCTTCCATTAGaaccagactgatgggtgccatcagaGGCTTCCATTAGAACCAGACTGGTGGGTGCCATCAGAGGCTTCCATTAGaaccagactgatgggtgccatcagaAGCTTCCATCAGaccagactgatgggtgccatcagaAGCTTCCATCAGaccagactgatgggtgccatcagaAGCTTCCATCAGaccagactgatgggtgccatcagaggcttccattagaaccagactgatgggtgccatcagaGGCTTCCATTAGAACCAGACTGGTGGGTGCCATCAGTAGCTTCCCTCAGaaccagactgatgggtgccatcagaggcttccattagaaccagactgatgggtgccatcagaAGCTTCCATCAGaaccagactgatgggtgccatcagaagtttccattagaaccagactgatgggtgccatcagaagtttccattagaaccagactgatgggtgccatcagaGGCTTCCATTAGGACCAGACTGGTGGGTGCCATCAGAAGCTTCCATCAGaaccagactgatgggtgccatcagaAGTTTCCATTAGAACCAGACTGGTGGGTGCCATCAGAAGCTTCCATCAGaaccagactgatgggtgccatcagaagcttccattagaaccagactgatgggtgccatcagaggcttccattagaaccagactgatgggtgccatcagaGGCTTCCATTAGAACCAGACTGGTGGGTGCCATCAGTAGCTTCCCTCAGaaccagactgatgggtgccatcaaggcttccattagaaccagactgatgggtgccatcagaAGCTTCCATCAGaaccagactgatgggtgccatcagaAGTTTCCATTAGAACCAGGCTGATGGGTGCCGTCAGAAGTTTCCATTAGaaccagactgatgggtgccatcagaGGCTTCCATTAGAACCAGACTGATGAATGCCATCAGAAGCTTCCATTAGaaccagactgatgggtgccatcagaAGTTTCCATTAGAACCAGGCTGATGGGTGCCGTCAGAAGTTTCCATTAGaaccagactgatgggtgccatcagaGGCTTCCATTAGAAACCAGACTGATGAATGCCATCAGAAGCTTCCATTAGAACCAGACTGGTGGGTGCCATCAGAGGCTTCCATTGGaaccagactgatgggtgccatcagaGGCTTCCATTAGAACCAGACTGGTGGGTGCCATCAGAAGCTTCCATCAGaaccagactgatgggtgccatcagaagcttccattagaaccagactgatgggtgcTATCAGTAGCTTCCATTAGAACCAGACTGGTGGGTGCCATCAGTAGCTTCCCTCAGaaccagactgatgggtgccatcagaGGCTTCCATTAGAACCAGACTGGTGGGTGCCATCAGTAGCTTCCCTCAGaaccagactgatgggtgccatcagaGGCTTCCATTAGAACCAGACTGATGGTGCCATCAGAAGCCCCCATCAGaaccagactgatgggtgccatcagaAGTTTCCATTAGAACCAGACTGGTGGGTGCCATCAGAAGCTTCCATCAGaccagactgatgggtgccatcagaGGCTTCCATTAGAAcagactgatgggtgccatcagaggcttccattagaaccagactggtgggtgccatcagaagcttccattagaaccagactgatgggtgccatcagaggcttccattagaaccagactgatgggtgccatcagaggcttccattagaaccagactgatgggtgccatcagaggcttccattagaaccagactgatgggtgccatcagaAGCTTCCATCAGaccagactgatgggtgccatcagaAGCCCCCATCAGaaccagactgatgggtgccatcagaAGTTTCCATCAGAACCAGACTGGTGGGTGCCATCAGAAGCTTCCATCAGaaccagactgatgggtgccatcagaAGCTTCCTTTAGAACCAGACTGGTGGGTGCCATCAGAGGCTTCCATTAGAACCAGACTGGTGGGGTGCCATCAGAGGCTTCCATCAGAACCAGACTGGTGGGTGCCATCAGAAGCTTCCATCAGaaccagactgatgggtgccatcagaAGCTTCCATTAGAACCAGACTGGTGGGTGCCATCAGAGGCTTCCATTAGAACCAGACTGGTGGGTGCCATCAGAGGCTTCCATTAGAACCAGACTGGTGGGTGCCATCAGAGGCTTCCATTAGaaccagactgatgggtgccatcagaAGCTTCCCTCAGaaccagactgatgggtgccCATCAGAGGCTTCCATTAGAAcagactgatgggtgccatcagaAGCTTCCATTAGAACCAGACTGATGAATGCCATCAGAAGCTTCCATTAGAACCAGACTGGTGGGTGCCATCAGAAGCTTCCATTAGAACCAGACTGGTGGGTGCCATCAGAAGCTTCCATTAGAACCAGACTGATGGGTGaccagactgatgggtgccatcagaAGCTTCCATCAGaccagactgatgggtgccatcagaGGCTTCCATTAGAACCAGACTGGTGGGTGCCATCAGTAGCTTCCCTCAGaaccagactgatgggtgccatcagaggcttccattagaaccagactgatgggtgccatcagTAGCTTCCCTCAGAGccagactgatgggtgccatcagaAGCCTCCATTAGGAACCAGACTGGTGGGTGCCATCAGAAGTACATAGGGAGAAATGGAGTCTTCTTTGT
Proteins encoded in this region:
- the LOC135476537 gene encoding selenoprotein M-like encodes the protein MAWRLLTCTLLLVAVFANDSEDVVTDKDVVKARVESCTGUKLNRLPLVKKFINQDIPLFHNVEFKGVPGANPDLLLLNKDGQIVERIDLSKRNREECNELLLKKGFFKKEDVSEEVPAEYLHGPYKEKEEL